TTATCATCTGCAGTTCCATCAGCTTTTATGACTTCTATCTTGTATCCATCCAGCCTCATACCCGTATAGTTGTTTATCTTGGAGAATACCTGGTATCTAGTATTTACATTGCTAAGATCTTCAGTATCAAGATTAAAAACCAGGTCGATAGGCTGACCATAACGAGTGGTCGTATTGTAATTTGCGACCGAAGTTGACTGCATATTGACCTTGAAACGTTTGTGCGTCTGGAATGGACTTGAACAAATTACAGGTAACGGATCAGTATCATTAAGAAAATGACTCGCGCTATCATTTAAATCTTCTCCAATATATGATGTATTTATTATACAGTTTTCAGGTTTTCCATTACTAACGTTCACATCACCATTGATGACCTTTATACCTGCCGGTTCACCCACTGGCCAATCTTTACCGTGCAGTAGACCTCTTATTTCCCCACCTGTACTGATTTCAGATTCAAAAGACATACCAATTGACATCTCTGAATATTCACCCGTTGTTTTATTAAAATCGGTACCATCAAGAGCAGTACTAAAGTCATCTATACTTACAATTTTGACATTAACGTTATCCAAATTCCATCCGCCAAAACCAAATTGTGTACTTGGTACGATCACAGTATTCTTATAATCACTTATGTCTGCATCAGTTTTTATCAAACCGGCATACGCACTCGAGCCCAACAGCATTGCTGCGATCAAACTTGTTTTTACCATATTTGTTTTCATTTCCACTTCCTTTTGATTTTATGATCTAATAAATCATACCTATAATATAACATAAATCATATTAGTTGTGCATCACCCCAAAGGGTGATATTTCCTAAAACAGCATATTGAAACTGATGAGTAAGTCCCTGTAGTCCTCGATGCCCGCTTTGGACGGCTTCGCCCAGCTGTGTTCTACGGAAAGCTTCATAGGCAGGTAGTACTTGAACGAGTAGTCCATACCCACCGTGATGGCGTTGTCTATATCTTTTACATCGACCTTCTTCAGCTCTCCCTTCCCGCCATCCGCATAATCATAATGATCATCCAAAGTAAGATAAGCGAGTTTCACCCCGAAATCCGGAGTAAGATTCACTTGACCGCCTACGGAAAAGGCTTCATTGTCCAGATTGTCAAGCTCTCTGGATGTCCCCGCGCCTATACCTGTGTAGGACACTTCGTTCTTAAAGACCTTGCTCATTGTCAACGTCACTTCTTTGTCTCCAATGTACCCTTCGACCATAAGATCCATCCCGTACGTTTCACGTTCGACGCGAAGCGCACTCAGATCAGATGTTGTCTCTCCCCCCGCGATCGCAAATCCGCCCAGGATAAGATTGTACGCGCCTACAGGATACTCGTATGCCAGTCTGAATATAGGAAGCAGGTTGCTCGTGAGTTCGAGTTGGTTGTTGTCCTGCCCCTGCGCATACATACCCACTGTCGCGAATACATGGTCACCGTCCGCCAATGCACCGTCTTTGTCAAAGTAGGCTTGAAGCCCTGTTGCAGCTCCGCTGCCTATCTCCGTCGCCTGAATGGCATTTGAAAGTCTTCTGATGTCGAACGTTCTGAACGGTTTGTAGAGACCGGAGTTGTAGATCTCCATACCCGAGAAGGGACCGAAGTCTGCCGTAGAGTAGGCAGACAGACCTATGTAGCCGTCTTCGATCTCATCTGCATACACCGCTTTTCCCGAAATGGCATTGTCCCTCTGGGATTTATAGGAGAGGTTAAGAAGCGCACCGAAATCTTCTGTTACCCTTCCCCCCACAAACAATGAAGCCGTTCTGGGAACAGACAAAATACCGTCATTGGTTTCAGTGTTGTCACTCACATTCCCTGATGCACCCGGCTTTTTATCTGTTTTTTCATAGATGGACTTGAACATCACTGACGGATTGATGTCCGAACCGCTGCTGTTCTCATCTGTGAACTTTTGGCTGATGGTCATCCCTGACGCCATGAACTTTCTACCGAACTTGTTAAGTCTTTCTATATGTTGCATGTGACAGGCCTTACAGTCCATGCCCGTCTGCGTAGCAAATGCAGGCAAAGCCTTCACTTCACTGGTCAGACCTACAAGTGCCAGCAGCCCGACTGCTACAGTACTCTTTGCATTCATTTTCATCATCTTTTATCCTCCCTTTCAAATAAAACGGTTATAAAGCCATAATGTTTTATTGTAGCGTGCAATCAATATTTTTTGAATGAATAACCATCTGATTTAGCATAATAACACTATAATTAAGTAAGAAGTTAGAAAATAAGGAACCTACAATGTTAAGAAAAACAGGATTATTACTTTTTACAGCAAGCTTTCTTTCTGCCTCACCCATACAAACGATCTATGTGCAGAAATGTGCAAGCTGCCACGGTACCAGCGGGGATATAAAGACGATGGGCAGATCCAAAGCGATCAATGGCATGTCGGTTGAAAGCATAGAAAAAGCGATGATTGAGATCGCATCTGGAGAAAGGAAGTCCATTGGTTTTGTTAAAAGTACAAAAGAAGCGTTTATCAAAAAACACAGCAAAGAGGAACTTGATGAACTAGCCGCCTATATCCATAGCCTACAATAGGGAAATGAACTGTATGGTTTCCAACAAGCTGTAATATTTGTATGGTAGAATAACCTATAAAAAATTTTGAAAGTGCTAGCAAATGTACACCATAGACGACCATGAGATCCTGCACAGGATCATAGAACTCCAGTCATGTATCATCCACGGCAGGAACATCAAACCGCTGCTGCATCAGCATACTGATTTTTATCTTGAAAAATCGGGTGCGGATATCATCACCGTATATATGCATCATAATGAACAGGTTCAGGTAGATTACGTACTTGAAAGACACAGACACTTTGCGCATCTCCTGAAGAAATACGCTTTCGATAAAAAGCACTTTAAGTGGAAAAAATTTGCAGCCACTTTCAGGAAACATTTTTCTTCCAAAATACATTACTATAAAATCACCGAACTTTGTAAGGTCTTCAATGCTTTTTTATCTGAAAAGAAAGCGGCTGACTTTAGGGATGAGCTCAAGATGAAACAGGCCATTATGATGCCGGTATTTGCCTATGACAACAAAGAGACCATCGGATATATCTGTTTTTTCTTCCAGTCTGATGTTGAAGCAAACATCAAAAAGCTCCAAGCGGTCAAAACTGCATTTCAGATCATACTGCAACCGCTTTATAACAGTGAAAACCATACATTTTTTACCAAATGTGTGCGTATAGATGAAAAGCTGGAACAGCTTACACCGAAGGAAAAGAAGATCATATATTATGTACGGGAAGGTGCATCGTATCCTGAAGCCGCTGCAGCAGTGCAGATATCTGTCAATACCCTTAAGACACATATGAAGAACATCTTCAGTAAGTATAATGTCAATTCAAAGATCGAGCTCTATCACAAGTTGAACGGGAATAATAGCAGATACGGTAAAACAAGAGAGTGATCTGGAGGACGGGTATTTATACAAATACCCGCGGGTAGAATATTGTTTAAATGGCCGTTGTTTTAGCGACGACCGCTACCACCACCTCTTTGTCCACCCAAGGATCCTGTATTTGATCTATTTGGATTTGCACCTTTGTACTCATACTGTTTTTGATAGTTATATTTGTATTGGTTTTTTTCACCACTGCCGTCTTTTACTCTTTTTTGATACTCTTTCTGAAGTTTCTGTTCCATTCTAAGATGTTGCTGTAAACTCTCTTCTGCAGCAAATAAAGAAGGTGTGGCCAAAAGTGCTACAGCACCCAGTGTCAATAAAGTTTTTTTCATGGAAGATCCTTTGAATGTAATATTATGTGTTACATGCAAAGTATAAAATAAGAGTGTGAAGCATCTATGAAGGAAAAGAGGTCTATCTTCGACCTCCTCCGCCACCGTTACCTGAACCGCCGCCCATGGATCCAGCACCCAAAGAGCCACCCATGCCTGCATTTCCATATCCGCTCATGAGGTTACCCTGTGCCGAACCGTCATTGAATTTGAATTTGAATCTTGATCTGTTGTCATAGTCATAACTTTCTGATCTGTTCTTGTCCTCAGCTTTATTTCCTGATCCTATACCATTCGATTTATATTCATCTTTAAAAACAAAGCGTGTCTTCTTTTTAGACGCTTCTTTCTGAGGCTCAGGTTTGCTCAGTGCTTTCTTCTGCCCTGCTTCTTGAAGGATATTACCTAATCCTTTCTGCTCTGCATGAAGTGACATGGTGCCAAATATACAAAGTGTAGGAAGTATATATTTACATCTCATCATTAGCACCTTTCTTGATTTTTATTTAATTATAGTAGAAAAGTATGAAAAGAGTATGAACTACACGTTTCCTGAGTATGCTATAATCATAGTAAATATCAGGAGTATCGATGAAAATTTTATTATTGGAAGATGATATAGGTTTGGCAGATATCATGTCAGAGTACCTTGAAGACAATGATTTTGAACTGGATCTTGTCTATGATGGAGAAGAAGCACTCGATAAAGCCTATGAGACACAGTATGACCTCTATATCTTCGATGTCAATGTACCTGCGATCAAAGGTTTTGATCTATTGAAAATACTGCGGGACAATGGTGATGCGACCCCTACCATATTTGTGACATCTCTCAATGACATAGAGGATGTGTCCAAAGGCTTTGAAAGCGGTGCAGATGATTATCTCAAGAAGCCTTTTGAACTTGCCGAACTTCTTTTGCGTATTAAAAATATCCAGAAGCGTTCTTTTGCTCAAAAACGTTCTAACATGATCCAGATAGATAAGGATATCACTTTTGATATAGATACAGAATTACTTCATACAGAGGGAGAGAGTGTTTCCCTGCCGCAAAAAGAACTGAAACTGCTCAAACACTTTTTGAAGCATCCCAATGAGGTCGTCACCTTTGAAAGTCTGTATGATGTACTATGGGACTACGATGAAACCGCCTCAGCTGAATCTTTAAGAGCGCATATAAAAAACCTCAGAAAACACCTGACCAAAGATATGATACAGAACCTTAGAGGTCTGGGTTACAGGTTTGAAATGGAAACTTCAGACTGATGAAGGCCAGTACCAAAAGTGTCATTATTTTCATGGTGGTCTACCTGGGATCTCTCAGTATTTTAGCCACATGGGTGGGATACCTTTATTATATGGATCAAAAGAATGCTTTGATCGATAAGATGCATTTGGAAATGCGATACAAAGCAAGAAGTATCAATGCACAATTGGAATACTACCACATGAACAAAAGTGAGCAGTTCACGTTTTATGAAGAGGGGTATGGTATCGCACTCTATGATAACAAAAGCGAACTCATCGCTTCCACATTCATGGATGACATTGATTTTTCCAAACTATTTTATGCGGACAACGATGAATACTATCTTATAGAGACACTCAATAAGGAATACCTTGACGTAAAATACATAGTGATCAAAAAGCCTCTTGATACAGATCAATTAAATGAGATCATTGAACAGATCGGTCTCATAGCTTTTTATGGGTTTGTTTTTATACTTTTTGTTGCACTGCTATTGGCAAAGATCATGTTGTCCCCTATCAAAAGATCCATAGCCTCTCTCACAAAATTCATGAAAGATGCCACCCATGAGATGAATACGCCCATCAGTACGATACTCATGAGCTACGAACATATGGACAAACACAATCTCGACAAGAAACAGCTTCGTTCACTGGATCGTATAGATATAGCAACCAAAACCCTCTCCGGTCTTTACCGGGACCTCTCTTTTGCTTCTTTCCATGACTATATAGAGTATGAAGACACACCCATAGATGTCAAAGAGGTGATCCTTGAAAGAATCAAATATATGGATACACTGATACAGTTCAAAGGCTTAAAGGTCAATACTGCATTAAAATCCAAGACGATCCATATGGATAAACGCAAGCTCATATTGCTTATAGACAACCTTCTGTCAAATGCGATAAAGTTCTCCAGAAAAAACGGTGAGATCCAAGTGAATTTGACCGAGCAGTACTTTTCTGTAAAAGACAATGGTATCGGTATTTCAAAAGAAGATCAGAAAAGTATCTTTGATCGTTTTAAATCCACGAACAGTTTACATGGCGGATTTGGTGTGGGGCTTGATATAGTGAATCAGATCTGTAAAGAGTACCATATAAAGATCGAACTGGAATCAGAGCCTTCTAAAGGAAGTACATTTAGATTAGTGTGGTCAGAACAGAAATCTAAATCATAAGATGTAAGTAGTTGTTGTTATAAGTGTAAATGTTGTTTAATCAGGTTGCTTTTATCCAAAAGGTATGTGGCATTACTTGTTGATAACCCTGATTTTGAACAGGCAACATCAAATAGTTCATTATTATTTAAAAGTCTGATCAATACGTTTAGTTTAATCATTTTAGATATATTTATTGTGTCTATTGACATATTTTCTCCTTGTATTTTATTTCATTGGTTGCGGAAGATGGATTTGAACCAACGACCTTTGGGTTATGAGCCCAACGAGCTACCAGACTGCTCTATTCCGCGCTAAAATAGGTATGTGTAAATGGGATAAATCTAAAAAAAGAAGGTGATTTCGAAGATTCTCTAAACTATGGACAGATCAATCTGTCCATCGATGGTCTTAAAGACCAGTCACGTTTTCTGCCTGCGGGCCTTTTTGACCTTCACCGATCTCAAAAGTCACTTTTTGACCTTCATTAAGAGAAACACGGTCGTAACCATTGCTATTGATTTGACGATAGTGTACAAATACATCTTTACCACCATTTTCCTGTTCGATAAAACCGAAACCTTTTTCACTGTTGAACCATTTTACGGTTCCGTTTACTTGAGTTGCCATTGCAATTCCTTTAGTTGTTAATACATATCATTACTGAAATGTTCAAAATATAATGTGGAGTGTTCTATTGGGAGGATAATACTGTAAACTGTAAGTAAGCAATAAAAATCATGCCTAAGATGAAACTCTAAATCATCTTTGATATATTCATTATAGCTGAATCATTTAATAATAGCAAGGCTTTTTCTTTACATCAGCTACCCTGTCTCACCGAGGCCTACTGGCATACTTACTCTACTTTACGTCCTGCATAGTAGTTGATCTTCCATCCGTCCTTTTCTTTTGAAAAGTACAGTTTCTTCATTTTTCCATCTTCTGTATAGTCGATGGTCTGTCTATTTTCACCATTCCAAGATACAGACTTTATATCTATTTTAGGGGAGTTTCTTCTGTCGATCAGATCATAAGAGAGCTTGTTTTCAACCTCTGCCAATGCATCTTCATCGTGTTCTATCTTTTTAAGTTGTGACTTGAACTCCTGGTCACGCAGTGCCAACCTTAAACCGAATGTTTCCAGAGTCATAATATATGACCCCTCTGTCATCAACTCTTTGACCGTACCAAGATCCCCACTATACAATGATGTATAGTAGAGAGCCAGTACATCACTGGGCTCTAACAATGAAAAAGTCCTGCTACTGTTTATGGGCATAATGGATTATGCTCTTTCGATCGCTGTTTGAAATGCATCAAGGTGACTTAAACTACCCTCTTTAAGGCTTTCAAATACAGCTACAACATCTTCCGGCATACCTTCAGCCGCATGTTCCAGATCTTCTATGTCCGTGTATTCGATCATTTCACCGATCTTAAGTGCATCAAGAAGTGATTTTTCACCTTCACCCACACAGGTATCATAGAGCTCTTGCAGTACAGGCAATACAAAGCTTCCCACAGCATCTTCATCTACCCCAGAAGTATCTACAGCATATTTTTCACACAGCTCTTTTGCAGAGTCCATATGTCTCTGTTCTGATAACTGAATAGAAGCAAAGGTATTTTCATCTGTATAAATATTACCTAGTGTCATATATACATCTCTGGCTACTTTTTCTTCCTGGTATATATAGAAAAGCATATCTTTTTGATCTTCAGTAAGCACCACAGTAGTATCTATAGTCTCTTTCTTTGCATAGGCTGAAGATGAAAGCAATGTGACTCCACTTGCACCTGCAACCAGCATTTTAGTTAAAAAACTTCTTCTGTCTTTAATATTATTTGTATTCATGTTAATCCTTTTAGAATATGTATTAATTACGAATGAAGTATAAAATAGAAGTATGAAGGAAGTGTGAAGCATAACATCACACTTATAGAGTGGTATAGTTTTATTATGATTTACTTGAACAGAGAGGTTGTTTCTCTTCTCTTTTTTTAGAACGCAGTATGACATCATCCATACTGAGCTCATTGATGTGTCTCTTACCCATCACGGCAAGCAGTGTACGGACACCATGAAGAAGTTGATGATGATAGAATGCGATGTGTTTTGATTTTTCTATGACAAGATATTTGCTTCTTTTTGCTTCATTCATGGTATTAAGACCTACCGGACAGTCCCTTCCGTTCGCACCGCTGCACTCCCTCGCACGTATACAGCCTGCCGCGATCATGAAGCCTCTGGCTATATTGATAAAATCAGCACCATGACAAAGCAGTTCGACCACATCATCAGGCGTGAGTACTTTCTCGCTTGCAATGATCTTTATATGCTCTCTTAGTTCATACTCGTTGAGCACTTCATTGACTATAAGGAGTGCTTCACGTATCGGTAAACCGATTTTACTCATCATCTCCAAGGGTGCAGTTGCAGAACCGCCGTCACCTCCGTCTATCGTGATAAAATCTGCAATATCCTTCCCCTCTGACACTCTTTGTTTCAACGCTTGGGCATATGTCTCAAAGTACTCTCGTGATGAAATAACGATCTTAAACCCGACCGGTTTATCTGATAGCTTCTGTAAGCGTTCAATAAAGTCAAAGAAAGTCTCCATATCGGTAGCATAAGGAAAACGGTTAGGGCTTACAAGGTCCTTATGTGCAGGAACCCCTCGATAATATGCAATATCATCACTCACTTTCGTGGCAAGAAGTTTACCTCCGGTCTGTTTTGCACCCTGTGCAAGTTTCACTTCGGTCATGCGACAGAAACGCATCACTTTTTGGTAAAGATCGTCACTAAAATTTCCTTCTTCATCTCTTACACCAAACAGTCCGCTTCCCATCTGGAACGTTATGTCCGGTATACCTTCAGCCACAGTTTCAGGAAATGTCTCTAGCGGACTCTGCCAATTTATACGGAAATAGACCAAACTGCTTCTATCAAAAATGAAAGAACCCCTATCTATTTGTCGTACGACCATACGTCGGTAAAGGCGTTGGGAAACTTCTCTATTGGTAAAGAACCTCATGAACCTATAGACAGACTTGGCAAACCATGTTCCCTCTTTCATCTCAAGATAAGAACTTTCACAATCTTTGAAGTTGAGTGTGGCAAGGAAGTTAGAGGTCAGACCGCCCTCACCTGTATTGATAGGAAATTGTCCATTAAAAGCACCACGCGCATAAGCTCTTGTTCCCTCCGGTGAGACCGCCCCGTCACTCATAGCTGACCTGCCTATGATACTTTTACTTTCATAGGGTATTTTTCTGTTTTCACCAAATCGTACAGAAAAATCTGCTTGTACTTCATGCAGTTCATTGACAAAGTTGGCGTGTCTAAAAAGTGTTTTTTGATTACCGTAAGGATTTGAAGGTGAAAAAGACAAATAAGGACTTTCACCATGTGACACTTTATTGATCCAATCGATTTTTTCAAAAGAATCATAAAATGTCTCATCACCGAAATATTGACGCATTGGATTTCGTAACATATAAAAAATATATCTCATACGCCCTATAAGCGGGAAATTAATAAGAAGCTGGTTTTTTCTTTGTATAAATCTGTCATAAATAGCGATATTGATAAGTATCACTATCAATATGATCAGGAAAAGTTTAACGAACACACCCCAGTCTGCAGAAAAAAGAGGAAAATAGGAGAACAGATCTTCTTTAGTCATTGAGACCATCCTTGAACAATACTTTATCTAAACTGTATTTTCCTGCACCAACACTGGCAAGGAACAGTAGAAACAGTAGATAGTAAAGTGGAATCTCGAATCCATTGTCTGCAACAGAAAATCCATTTTCTATATGAACGAAAAATATGGCACCGATCATTACACATGAAAGCAATATAGATATATAACGGGTAAAGAGTCCCAAGAACAGAAGGATGATTCCCATGGTTTCAATGCTTGAAACGAGATAGGTTGATAGCATAGGTAAAGGTATAGCCATGCTGTCAAACCACGTTACCGTATCTTCCAGATTATTGATCTTTAGTAAAGCCGGTGTAGCAAATCCATAGGCCAAGATCAATCTAATGGCTAATATTATGAGATTTTTAGGATAAGAAAAAAGAACAGCAACCTCACTCATAAAATCTTTCATAATCCCTCCTTTAAGGTATAGCGTATCTTCTATATACAAAATACATAGAGATATTCACTCTAAGAATCAAGTATTACATCTCTTTGGAACTGAACCGGCACTCACCCAGTGTAATGATCTTTCCTTTTTCTATCTGAGAGAGGATATACTTCAGCGTCGACTGGGCATCTGTTTCAGGCATCTCTTCTGCAATCATACGCAGTGCATCTTTTTCACTGGTTTTCTGCCATCTTTTTTCATAGATATACTGTGTATATAGTTCTGCCAACTTATATCCAACCCAGTTCAGCAAAGATAGGTTCCATCTCCATCCACCACTTTTCAAACCGCACAGAGACCTCTGCAATGGCATCGTCTTCTTCTTTCCACTCTTTGAGTTTCTCCAGGATCAACGGTTTATTCTCTTCAGATACCTTACTTGAACTCTGCACATGTTCTATGACTTCTTCTATCTTTTTTTTCATACGATAACTCCTTTGTTCTTATTCTAGTTCATTCTTATATAATTGTCAATATTGATCTGTTATTTATATTGATTAGTAAATTTTCGTTAAAATAATGAAATTTATCACAGAGGGTTAAAATCATGTTCACACAATTTCTTCAGGATTTCATTAAAAAAGAATCAGCAGCAGGTATTTTACTGATCATTGCCACGGTATTGGCACTGCTCCTGGAAAATTCTTTTATGTCCACATTCTATACAAGTTTTCTACATACGCCTGTTGAGATACGTTTTGGAGATCTCCAGATAGCCAAACCTCTTCTTTTATGGGTCAATGACGGACTTATGGCAGTATTCTTTCTTGTGATAGGACTTGAGATCAAGCGTGAAGTGATAGAAGGACATCTCTCTTCTCTTTCACAAATCGCTTTACCTGGTATCGCTGCATTAGGGGGTATGATCGTACCTGCTTTGATCTTTATGGCATTCAATAGAGGTGAAGATTTTTCTATGAACGGATGGGCGATCCCTACGGCTACAGATATAGCATTTGCTTTAGGTATTTTATCTCTTTTGGGGAAGCGAGTACCTGTCTCTTTAAAAGTATTTTTGATGGCACTGGCTATTATTGATGACCTGGGAGCTATTTTGATCATTGCATTTTTTTATACCAGTGAACTTTCAACCCTTTCCATTACTATTGCCGCGATCTCACTTTTGATACTTTTCATTATGAACCGTATGCATGTCGCCATTAAATCAGCCTATATCGTCGTAGGGATCATTCTATGGGTTTCCGTACTCAAATCAGGTGTACATGCCACACTTGCAGGTGTTGCACTTGCGTTTATGATCCCTCTTTCTTCCAAAAACAAGGAAGGCAATCACTTCTCCATGGCAAAAGAGATGGAGTATGACCTCCATAACTGGGTTGCCTATATGATCCTGCCGCTCTTTGCATTTGTGAATGCCGGTGTTGATCTCAAAGGTATCTCCATAGAAGAGATGGCCGGTCCTGTACCGCTAGGGATCATGCTTGGTCTTTTTATCGGTAAACAAGCAGGCGTGTTCGGTTTCTCCTGGTTGGCCATAAAAATGGGACTTGCCTCTTTACCCAAAGGGAGTGACTGGGTCTTAATGTACGGGGTCAGTGTCTTGACAGGTATAGGGTTTACCATGAGTCTCTTTGTAGATACCCTGGCCTATAATGATACACAGATCTATCACTATGCAGACAAATTGGCCATCCTGCTCGGGTCGTTTTTCTCTGCTATAGTCGGGTATCTCATTTTATATCTAAGAACAGGCCGATCATCATTATCTGATACAGAAGAGGTTTTAGAGAAATAAAAGTCTTTTTGTCCTATCATAGTAATAAGGCTATAAAGTATTAAATCGCCTAAAATAGAAAAAGGATGAAGTATGATTGAAAAGAAACAAGTTAAAAAGTACATTAAGAAACAGATGGACAGCATGCTCAAAAAAGAGCTGAAACAAGAAATTAAAAAGCATATTAAAGACTATAAGAAAAAAGAAAACGCCGAAAAAAAAGCTAAAAAAGAAAAGAAAAAATAGGATCTTCTATTTTTTAGATGTTGATGAAGATTTCGTGTCACAGATAGCTAGTGTATCACTATCATATCTTAGCATTGTTGTTGTCTGTCTTCATTTTTCATTACAAAGTCAGGGAAAAACTATTTAGCTTTTTTTCAAAAGTTTTCTGAAGTTTTCAAGACTTTTTGTATTGATCACATCTTCAGCCTCCAGCCAGCCCCGTCTTGCCTGCTGTATACCAAATGTCATGTTATATAAACCATCTATAGAGTGTGCATCGCTGTTTATCACCACTTTCAAATTCATCTCTTTAGCCATCTTGCAGTAGTGATCGTTTATGTCTAGTCGGAGAGGATAACTGTTAAGTTCTAAAAAACAGTTGTTTTCTTTAGCTGCTTTCATGATCGTTTTCATATTGATATCATAAGGCTCACGTTCGCCAATCAATCTTCCTGTAGGATGTGCCAAGATATTGGTATACGGGTTTTCCATCGCCTTGATAATACGTCGAGTCTGCTTTTCTTTGGAAAGATCAAATCGATAATGTACAGCACAAATGACGACATCAAGCTTTTTCAATATCTCATTTGGAAGATCTAGTGATCCATCTTCCAAAATATCCACCTCTATCCCTTTCAGAATCTCTATCCCGTCTATCCTGGCATTGACCAGATCAATTTTATTCATTTGTTTTTCCAGCTCTTTTACGTCTATTCCTCTGGCTATCCTGACATGCTGG
The sequence above is drawn from the Sulfurovum sp. TSL1 genome and encodes:
- a CDS encoding c-type cytochrome, which produces MLRKTGLLLFTASFLSASPIQTIYVQKCASCHGTSGDIKTMGRSKAINGMSVESIEKAMIEIASGERKSIGFVKSTKEAFIKKHSKEELDELAAYIHSLQ
- a CDS encoding helix-turn-helix transcriptional regulator, which produces MYTIDDHEILHRIIELQSCIIHGRNIKPLLHQHTDFYLEKSGADIITVYMHHNEQVQVDYVLERHRHFAHLLKKYAFDKKHFKWKKFAATFRKHFSSKIHYYKITELCKVFNAFLSEKKAADFRDELKMKQAIMMPVFAYDNKETIGYICFFFQSDVEANIKKLQAVKTAFQIILQPLYNSENHTFFTKCVRIDEKLEQLTPKEKKIIYYVREGASYPEAAAAVQISVNTLKTHMKNIFSKYNVNSKIELYHKLNGNNSRYGKTRE
- a CDS encoding response regulator transcription factor, whose protein sequence is MKILLLEDDIGLADIMSEYLEDNDFELDLVYDGEEALDKAYETQYDLYIFDVNVPAIKGFDLLKILRDNGDATPTIFVTSLNDIEDVSKGFESGADDYLKKPFELAELLLRIKNIQKRSFAQKRSNMIQIDKDITFDIDTELLHTEGESVSLPQKELKLLKHFLKHPNEVVTFESLYDVLWDYDETASAESLRAHIKNLRKHLTKDMIQNLRGLGYRFEMETSD
- a CDS encoding HAMP domain-containing sensor histidine kinase, giving the protein MKASTKSVIIFMVVYLGSLSILATWVGYLYYMDQKNALIDKMHLEMRYKARSINAQLEYYHMNKSEQFTFYEEGYGIALYDNKSELIASTFMDDIDFSKLFYADNDEYYLIETLNKEYLDVKYIVIKKPLDTDQLNEIIEQIGLIAFYGFVFILFVALLLAKIMLSPIKRSIASLTKFMKDATHEMNTPISTILMSYEHMDKHNLDKKQLRSLDRIDIATKTLSGLYRDLSFASFHDYIEYEDTPIDVKEVILERIKYMDTLIQFKGLKVNTALKSKTIHMDKRKLILLIDNLLSNAIKFSRKNGEIQVNLTEQYFSVKDNGIGISKEDQKSIFDRFKSTNSLHGGFGVGLDIVNQICKEYHIKIELESEPSKGSTFRLVWSEQKSKS
- a CDS encoding cold-shock protein → MATQVNGTVKWFNSEKGFGFIEQENGGKDVFVHYRQINSNGYDRVSLNEGQKVTFEIGEGQKGPQAENVTGL
- a CDS encoding DUF2202 domain-containing protein — encoded protein: MNTNNIKDRRSFLTKMLVAGASGVTLLSSSAYAKKETIDTTVVLTEDQKDMLFYIYQEEKVARDVYMTLGNIYTDENTFASIQLSEQRHMDSAKELCEKYAVDTSGVDEDAVGSFVLPVLQELYDTCVGEGEKSLLDALKIGEMIEYTDIEDLEHAAEGMPEDVVAVFESLKEGSLSHLDAFQTAIERA
- a CDS encoding FMN-binding glutamate synthase family protein, encoding MTKEDLFSYFPLFSADWGVFVKLFLIILIVILINIAIYDRFIQRKNQLLINFPLIGRMRYIFYMLRNPMRQYFGDETFYDSFEKIDWINKVSHGESPYLSFSPSNPYGNQKTLFRHANFVNELHEVQADFSVRFGENRKIPYESKSIIGRSAMSDGAVSPEGTRAYARGAFNGQFPINTGEGGLTSNFLATLNFKDCESSYLEMKEGTWFAKSVYRFMRFFTNREVSQRLYRRMVVRQIDRGSFIFDRSSLVYFRINWQSPLETFPETVAEGIPDITFQMGSGLFGVRDEEGNFSDDLYQKVMRFCRMTEVKLAQGAKQTGGKLLATKVSDDIAYYRGVPAHKDLVSPNRFPYATDMETFFDFIERLQKLSDKPVGFKIVISSREYFETYAQALKQRVSEGKDIADFITIDGGDGGSATAPLEMMSKIGLPIREALLIVNEVLNEYELREHIKIIASEKVLTPDDVVELLCHGADFINIARGFMIAAGCIRARECSGANGRDCPVGLNTMNEAKRSKYLVIEKSKHIAFYHHQLLHGVRTLLAVMGKRHINELSMDDVILRSKKREEKQPLCSSKS
- a CDS encoding DoxX family protein, which produces MKDFMSEVAVLFSYPKNLIILAIRLILAYGFATPALLKINNLEDTVTWFDSMAIPLPMLSTYLVSSIETMGIILLFLGLFTRYISILLSCVMIGAIFFVHIENGFSVADNGFEIPLYYLLFLLFLASVGAGKYSLDKVLFKDGLND
- the nhaA gene encoding Na+/H+ antiporter NhaA codes for the protein MFTQFLQDFIKKESAAGILLIIATVLALLLENSFMSTFYTSFLHTPVEIRFGDLQIAKPLLLWVNDGLMAVFFLVIGLEIKREVIEGHLSSLSQIALPGIAALGGMIVPALIFMAFNRGEDFSMNGWAIPTATDIAFALGILSLLGKRVPVSLKVFLMALAIIDDLGAILIIAFFYTSELSTLSITIAAISLLILFIMNRMHVAIKSAYIVVGIILWVSVLKSGVHATLAGVALAFMIPLSSKNKEGNHFSMAKEMEYDLHNWVAYMILPLFAFVNAGVDLKGISIEEMAGPVPLGIMLGLFIGKQAGVFGFSWLAIKMGLASLPKGSDWVLMYGVSVLTGIGFTMSLFVDTLAYNDTQIYHYADKLAILLGSFFSAIVGYLILYLRTGRSSLSDTEEVLEK